The nucleotide window aggctggggcagggcctgcgaGCCAGGCTCAGCAGTGTcacaggaaggcagcaagctgagTGCAGTGCCCTTCCCGCTGCTGACAGGGCAGAGGCCATGAGTCCCGttccctgggagctgcaggtgctcagggcCTCTGTCGGCCAGGCCCCTGTAGCGAGGCTTGCTGCAGGTGGGTGCcagagatggggcaggagtggaggcCCAGCCctaccctcccctctccctggagCACTGgactcacccccagccccagctctcacAGAGTCTGGCCCAAGGTGTGAACCCCCTGCTTGGCCCAGACCCAGCCAAGCCCTTCATGCACCAGTGGAGTTAACCCCTTCCCTGATCCCATGCAGCCCACCGCCCTCCCCTGGGGCTGAGGCCAAACACAGGGGGACAGGGAGCCAGCTGGACATAGAAACCACTCCCCTGCTTGCAGGGTCCTGGCTAAAGGCAGGTCACAGCACAGTCCCCTACTGCACTTTGCCTGGCCTGGAGCTGAGTTGCAGTAGGACGACCCTGGCATGGTGCTTGAGGGGACGTCAGCCATATGCCTGGAGCACAAGCTGCTCCAATGTGTgagctgccccagggctgtgggATGCCCCTGGCGCCCTCCAGGAGCCAGGGAGTGTTGCTCCATGATGCCAGAGCAGCCCCCTGACCCTGACTGTCCCCCCGCCCCAGATCGTGGTGTGGGATGAGGAGTTCTTCCAGGGCCGGAGGCAGGAGTTCACCGCCGAGTGCTATGACGTGAGGGCGTGCGGCTTCCAGACACTCCGCTCCTTCAAGATTGAGAGTGGCGCGTGAGTCCCGGGatggccctgccctgctctcctgCTGCACCCTGTCCAAACTGCCACCCCATTTCTCCCTGGAGAATGCTGCGTCCCGGGGGGCTATACATGCCCCAGGGCATCCTGGGAAACTGGGGATTTCAATTACATTTTGTCCCTGGAAATGCTTGGTGTTTGGCCCCGAGAAATCATTCTGCTTCCCGGAGTGGTGTAAACACGTCccaaggggctggcagccccagctatgcagcccaccccagcccagcccttcgGCGCTCTCATGTGGCGGGCACATGCATCCACCTCTGTGGACGCTAACCTGCCATGCGCCAGGCTGCCAGTGCTgagccccatctcccccacaggcTAGTGGGTgccatgggctggggagggatcaGCGGGGCCCTGGGACCCAGAGAAGAGACAGGGAGCCCACATGCCGGCAGTGGGCATGGATGCAGAGCTGGCCTGTCAGTCATCTCAGCTGAGGTCACTGGCAGATACGCCACAGCCTGTTGCCCTGGCCCCAGGCTAATGCGGTTGCCTGAGCACTCACGGCCCCTGATCTCCCTGGATACCCGGGCTCTGGCTTTCCCCACAGGTGGGCAGGCTTTGAGCACGTGGGCTTCCAGGGGCAGCAGTTCGTTCTGGAGCGAGGCGAGTACCCTCGCTGGGAGGCCTGGAGTGGCAGCCACGCCTACCACATGGAAAGGATGAGCTCCTTCCGCCCCATCGCCTGTGCTGTGAGTAGGGCTGGCCGACTGCCCCCCTCTGGGCTCCCCCATCTGCCCGCGCTCCCCCATTCATGCCGCCCAGCCTCACTGGCCCCGCAGAGCAGTGGGCTGACCAGACGCACCCTGCCCAGCTCCAAGGGGAGGGAGCATGGCCGGTGGTCCCCCTGGGATGCCAGTCAGTGCTCTCATGGCCTGGGCCTTGGCACACGGGTCCCTCCTGCATCCGGCCCCTGGGGGCAAGGCTGGCACAGCCCCAGTCTCGGGTTGTAGGGACGTGGGCATTAGCATGGACGGGGCTGGTTTCATCTCCCATATCTGTGAGGAGTGCTGCCTGGGACTGATCCGGTGCCCCTCGACTCACCCGAGAAGGGACACAAAGGTTGGGATCAGGCCCGGCCCTCCTTTGGGATGCCCGGTAGGAGCTGGGCAGCATGTGCTGATGCCCATGTCACTCCAGGGACCAGGCCCCGGCCTGGAGAGAGGAGGTGTTGTGAGagtcactccccacccccagtgcccggTGAGAATCACCCCGTGTGCGCCCTGGGCCCGAGACCCCTGCAGCGAAGCCATGGAGAGCGGCCTGGCATTCCTGGGACTTCTGCCCACCCCCAAGCTCCCCGAGGCCTCTCGCTGTCAGAAAGGTCCCCAGGCCCCAGTTAACCAGGGCGCTTTGTGGGTGCCCTTTGCGTTGCGGTGagctccagctcccagcagcaggggCCCGCTTCTGCTGTCTCGTCTGCTGGGTGAAGCAGGAGCAGCCCTCCTGGGTGGGGAgcagcactggggcagagcagcccTGTGGAGCaggcaggccctgcaggggcGTCGGGAGGTGTCCCCAGCCCACCTGCAATCTCTCTGTCCCCTCACGGCAGAATCACCGGAACAGCAAGATGACGATCTTCGAGTGGGAGAACTTCCTGGGGCGGAAAGGGGAGCTGAGCGATGACTACCCTTCGCTGCCAGCCACGGGCTGGGGGAGCAGCGCGGTGAGCTCCTTCCATGCTCACTCTGGCGCGTGAGTACCTCCGGGGGGTGGGGACGACAATATGGCTGAGCCCCAAACCCACTGAAGGTGGCAATCCTTGCCCCTGCTCAGGACTGCAGCAGCACTCCCCTGGCGTGCAGCTGCCAGGCCCCGAGGCCAGGGCTCAGCGCCCCTGCAGGGTCCCAGAGTGATGCTGTGGCTGAGGAGAACCGGTATGACCCTGAAGGCCCAGGAGTTCAGACCCCCCTATGTACTGGAGTATGTGGGGCCCCCGACCGCTCTGTCTGCAcaacccctgccctgctgccGGCTCTGACTGCAAGGTGATGGCTTCTCCTGTCTTCTGCAGCTGGGTCTGCTCTCAGTTCCCTGGGTACCGGGGCTTCCAGTACATCCTGGAGTGCGACTGTCACGCGGGCGAATACAAGCACTTCCGGGAGTGGGGCTCCCATGCACAGACCTCCCAGGTTCAGTCCATCCGGAGGA belongs to Gopherus flavomarginatus isolate rGopFla2 chromosome 15, rGopFla2.mat.asm, whole genome shotgun sequence and includes:
- the CRYBA4 gene encoding beta-crystallin A4 — its product is MSQVCAKFSGLWKIVVWDEEFFQGRRQEFTAECYDVRACGFQTLRSFKIESGAWAGFEHVGFQGQQFVLERGEYPRWEAWSGSHAYHMERMSSFRPIACANHRNSKMTIFEWENFLGRKGELSDDYPSLPATGWGSSAVSSFHAHSGAWVCSQFPGYRGFQYILECDCHAGEYKHFREWGSHAQTSQVQSIRRIQQ